The following coding sequences are from one Nicotiana tomentosiformis chromosome 3, ASM39032v3, whole genome shotgun sequence window:
- the LOC138908085 gene encoding uncharacterized protein has translation MPLTTGIEAVTSAQETQGQRVLQESTVVEENRVLKQQMTEMCQAWANGQGPPFSIHGFPEFTSISTTTIPVSLPYQSYPPGFSLYPNCMTTTETSIARSQSVPLTTNQTTTTVIPVFTIPQPTVVQKKTHESQFATQQEQYHSPEYHSYLFDLPAKIKNPACKMAQEEMTQRMKSLEQQLKNMQGLAGVASEWFIDQDTSHWHVWDDMALVFVRQFQYNIDIAPDRNSLSNLKKKSTESFKEYAIKWREQAARVKPPMDDHELITVFLQAQEPDYFQNMMSAVGKSFLEAIKIGEMVENGLKTGKIISQAVLKAATQAVKIESDNFSDTNEKDEETTMTIRSRRGPRRISRRYEQPHQVSDDSPEHYYTPQNPQYSIAPFQCYSQYALGIHAKALPKRLFSAHLAKASKDNLKVNQGLLMLFDKQIAQNARSHSRYQKRSPKQRSPVGIRLIEPQIQMVLGVKRSRLIRAKSLLKLTQAD, from the exons ATGCCATTGACAACTGGCATCGAAGCTGTTACAAGTGCTCAAGAGACTCAGGGTCAGAGGGTTCTACAGGAGTCTACTGTGGTTGAGGAAAATAGAGTACTGAAGCAGCAAATGACTGAAATGTGTCAAGCATGGGCCAATGGCCAAGGACCGCCTTTTTCTATTCATGGTTTCCCAGAGTTCACATCCATTTCGACTACTACCATTCCGGTCTCATTGCCCTATCAATCCTATCCACCTGGGTTCAGTCTTTATCCCAACTGTATGACTACAACTGAAACTTCTATTGCGCGCTCCCAAAGTGTGCCATTGACAACCAATCAGACAACCACTACTGTTATACCCGTCTTCACCATCCCACAACCAACGGTGGTGCAAAAGAAAACTCACGAGTCACAATTTGCTACCCAACAAGAACAATACCATTCTCCTGAGTACCACTCGTACCTATTCGATCTTCCTGCAAAGATTAAGAATCCTGCCTGTAAGATGGCACAGGAAGAAATGACCCAAAGAATGAAAAGCTTAGAACAACAGTTGAAAAATATGCAAGGGTTGGCAG GGGTGGCCTCTGAATGGTTTATTGATCAAGAcacctctcactggcatgtctgggatgacatggccctGGTCTTCGTCAGACAATTCCAGTACAATATCGACATCGCCCCAGACCGCAATTCCCTttctaacttgaagaagaaatcgaCTGAAAGCTTCAAggaatatgccattaaatggagagagcaagcagctagagttaagccacccatggatgaccacgagctaatcactgtcttccttcaggctcaagagccagattattttcaaaacatgatgtccgcagTTGGCAAATCCTTCTTGgaagcaatcaaaattggggaaatggttgagaatggccttaagacaggcaaaattataagtcaagcaGTTCTCAAAGCTGCAACTCAGGCTGTAAAGATTGAATCTGATAATTTTAGTGACACgaatgagaaggatgaagaaaccaCGATGACAATAAGGTCGAGAAGAGGTCCTAGGAGAATATCTCGAAGGTATGAGCAGCCTCATCAGGTTTCCGATGATTCCCCTGAGCACTACTATACACCTCAGAACCCACAATACTCTATTGCTCCATTTCA GTGTTACAGTCAATATGCCTTGGGGATTCATGCAAAGGCTCTCCCCAAAAGACTCTTTTCAGCCCACTTGGctaaagcaagcaaagataacctcAAGGTTAATCAGGGACTTTTGATGCTCTTTGACAAACAAATTGCTCAAAACGCAAgaagccattcaagatatcagaaaaggtcacctaagcaaagatctccagttgggataaggctgattgagccacaaataCAAATGGTACTGGGTGTGAAACGATCAAGATTGATCAGAGCAAAAAGTCTCTTGAAACTGACTCAAGCTGATTGA